In Hyperolius riggenbachi isolate aHypRig1 chromosome 10, aHypRig1.pri, whole genome shotgun sequence, a genomic segment contains:
- the LOC137535117 gene encoding zinc finger protein 436-like, translating into MDHMTVSTRMDEDESHMTERIIDLTLEIIYLLTGEDYEVVKKMSSDLLSSSSCFRGPSSIAEIPPHSITCQGKNKQKILKVINKMIELLTREVPIRCQDVTIYFSMEEWQYMEGHKDLYKDTMMENQPPLKSPDGYSNTNPPERCAGASQGCPQEDHTIPCIDQATELTDVKIKVKMEEEEMMDDEQSLEESDMIVTIKVEEESADTSTEDLGNTSEEDLLLSPDDAAEDNGITQSSPGGTPIVRNTHHRLYRQDETREPSAFEESFNGPQSISVDVHPPYHTDPSVSEKPSTSQTSTFRYGGDEIFPGSSEAENFFRPELHFLQSEMYTGEYQFPCSKCSKCFVLKSELLRHEQSQHGALAYFCPECKKPCRDKSMLARHLRTHTDERPYLCPECDQSFKQKTHLTRHLRVHAEEPFKALGGEKPFSCPECWKSFKRKSELLAHQRSHPGEGSYNCSECGMFFTYEGELLIHQRSHTGERPFTCTHCNKCFIHKGDLVRHQKIHSGERPFLCSECGKCFIHKGDLLRHHKIHTGERPFSCTECGKGFIQKGHLLRHWRIHTGECRFSCSECGKCFKQNVHLIKHLKTHNC; encoded by the exons ATGGATCACATGACCGTATCAACCAGAATGGACGAGGACgagagtcacatgactgagagaATAATAGACCTTACACTGGAGATCATTTACCtgctgaccggagag GATTATGAAGTAGTGAAGAAGATGTCCAGCGACCTCTTATCGTCCAGCAGCTGTTTTCGTGGTCCATCCTCCATCGCAGAGATCCCACCTCACTCCATAACATGCCAGGGAAAGAACAAGCAAAAGATTTTGAAGGTCATAAACAagatgattgagctgctgacaagagag gttcctataaggtgtcaggacgtcaccatctatttctccatggaggagtggcagtatatggaaggacacaaggacctctacaaggacaccatgatggagaatcagccgcccctcaaatcaccgg atgggtaCAGTAAcacaaacccaccagagagatgtgcagGTGCTTCCCAGGGTTGTCCACAGGAAGATCACACCATCCCCTGCATTGATCAG GCCACGGAATTAACTGATGTGAAAATTAAAGtgaagatggaagaagaggagatGATGGATGATGAGCAGTCCCTGGAAGAGAGTGACATGATTGTGACAATTAAAGTAGAGGAGGAGTCTGCGGATACCAGCACAG AAGATCTTGGAAATACCTCAGAGGAAGACCTTCTTCTGTCTCCAGATGATGCTGCAGAAGATAATGGCATCACACAATCTTCTCCAGGAGGAACCCCCATTGTTAGAAATACACATCACAGACTTTACCGGCAAGATGAAACCAGAGAACCCTCTGCTTTTGAGGAATCTTTTAACGGACCACAAAGTATTTCCGTAGATGTACATCCACCATAtcacacagatccatctgtttctGAGAAACCTTCCACCAGTCAGACAAGTACCTTTAGATATGGAGGTGATGAGATATTTCCAGGTTCTTCTGAGGCTGAAAACTTCTTTAGACCAGAATTACATTTTCTACAGTCAGAAATGTACACGGGGGAGTATCAGTTTCCATGTTCAAAATGTAGCAaatgttttgtgctgaaatcaGAACTTCTTAGGCATGAACAAAGTCAACATGGAGCTCTGGCCTACTTCTGTCCAGAGTGCAAGAAGCCTTGCAGAGACAAGTCCATGCTGGCCCGACATCTAAGGACTCACACGGACGAGAGGCCGTATTTGTGTCCAGAGTGTGATCAAAGCTTTAAACAGAAAACCCATTTGACAAGACATCTCAGAGTCCATGCTGAGGAACCTTTCAAAGCCCTTGGTGGCGAGAAGCCATTCTCCTGTCCAGAGTGCTGGAAATCTTTTAAACGGAAATCAGAGCTCCTTGCCCACCAGAGAAGTCACCCAGGTGAGGGGTCTTATAATTGCTCAGAATGTGGGATGTTCTTCACTTACGAAGGAGAGCTTCTTatacaccagagaagtcacaccgGCGAGCGACCATTCACCTGTACACATTGCAATAAGTGCTTCATTCACAAAGGAGACCTCGTGCGGCACCAGAAAATCCACTCGGGTGAGCGGCCTTTCTTGTGTTCCGAATGTGGGAAATGCTTCATTCACAAAGGAGACCTTCTCAGGCACCACAAAATTCACACGGGCGAGCGGCCTTTTTCCTGTACCGAATGCGGGAAAGGCTTCATACAGAAAGGACATCTTCTTAGACATTGGAGGATTCACACTGGGGAGTGTcggttttcatgttcagagtgtgggaaatgttttaagcaGAATGTACATCTAATCAAGCATCTGAAAACACACAACTGCTGA